Proteins encoded within one genomic window of Streptomyces sp. NBC_01314:
- a CDS encoding helix-turn-helix transcriptional regulator, which translates to MAREQRNGSDRTELGHFLRAHRTRVTPEQVGLKAGPGLRRTPGLRREELATLAGVSIDYYTRLERGKEARPSPSVVDALARVLLLDEHAHGHLRDLAVCAARPTASVPPTAPTSTVGPGINVLLESLRPHPAVVVSRTMDLLAWNPGGLRLFVGMEQWPVEKRNVARWVFLNPGARTVFDHWDEQIRACVGRLRALAGTNPDAPDLVGLVDELLAESPEFVQLWDRYDVRAHTHGSKTFHIPDVGTLTLAYQSMQLEGFPGHRLVAHYADPGTPDHDKMVLLDMVATGPEESKPAEEKRN; encoded by the coding sequence ATGGCACGTGAGCAGCGCAACGGCAGCGACCGCACCGAACTGGGGCACTTCCTACGCGCCCACCGCACCCGGGTGACACCCGAGCAGGTCGGCCTCAAGGCCGGCCCCGGCCTTCGCCGAACACCCGGCCTGCGCCGCGAGGAACTGGCCACTCTCGCCGGTGTGAGCATCGACTACTACACGCGCCTGGAACGCGGCAAGGAGGCCCGCCCCAGCCCGTCCGTCGTCGACGCGCTGGCCCGGGTGCTTCTGCTGGACGAGCACGCGCACGGACACCTGCGGGACCTCGCCGTGTGCGCCGCCCGCCCCACCGCCTCCGTGCCCCCGACGGCGCCCACCTCGACGGTAGGACCGGGGATCAATGTGCTGTTGGAGAGCCTGCGGCCCCACCCCGCGGTCGTGGTCAGCCGCACGATGGACCTGCTCGCCTGGAACCCGGGCGGGCTGCGGCTGTTCGTGGGCATGGAACAGTGGCCGGTCGAGAAGCGCAACGTCGCACGCTGGGTGTTCCTCAACCCCGGCGCCCGCACGGTGTTCGACCACTGGGACGAGCAGATCCGTGCGTGCGTGGGGCGTCTGCGAGCCCTGGCCGGCACCAACCCGGACGCCCCCGACCTCGTCGGGCTCGTCGATGAACTACTGGCCGAGAGCCCGGAGTTCGTACAGCTCTGGGACCGCTACGACGTACGGGCACACACCCACGGCAGCAAGACCTTCCACATCCCGGACGTCGGCACCCTCACCCTCGCCTACCAGTCCATGCAGTTGGAAGGCTTCCCCGGCCACCGGCTGGTGGCCCACTACGCCGACCCCGGCACCCCCGACCACGACAAGATGGTCCTGCTGGACATGGTCGCCACCGGACCGGAGGAGTCGAAGCCCGCGGAAGAGAAGCGGAACTGA
- a CDS encoding MFS transporter produces the protein MSSPVSRPGSRPASSSVASDKPSASADTAAGRPGTANGARWALAAALLGFFVMTLDALIVNVALPEIGRGFGGGMTGLQGVVDGYTLMFAALLLSAGSVTDRIGARQAFGAGLVVFTVASAACGLAPNLGVLVGARLVQGAGAAVIVPASLALIREAFPDPARRARAISVWAMGGSVGAAAGPVLGGVLSELNWRMIFFVNLPVGVLALFLLTRTARSPRRSDAPFDWTGQIAAVAAMGGLTYAAIEAGAVGLGAPPVLLALAVAVVAALVFLAAQARGRNPMVPLELLRARTMALSATIGFALNVGFYGMIFLLGLYLQQEQDLSPMATGLAFLPMTLLTTVSSPTAARLTARFGARMPIITGQLLMAAGLIALCVPPASAPTWLLVLLMIPVGTGGGLAVPTVTSLLLDRVPAERAGTASGVLNASRQLGGALSVAVFGALVSNHQHFLHGLRTSLLIAALLVALTAAASVLLKENVKEKTTS, from the coding sequence GTGTCCAGTCCCGTGTCCAGGCCAGGGTCCAGGCCGGCGTCCAGTTCTGTCGCATCGGACAAGCCGTCGGCGTCGGCCGATACCGCCGCCGGGCGGCCCGGTACCGCGAACGGTGCCCGGTGGGCGCTGGCGGCCGCGCTGCTCGGCTTCTTCGTGATGACGCTCGACGCCCTGATCGTCAACGTCGCCCTGCCCGAGATCGGGCGCGGCTTCGGCGGCGGCATGACGGGCCTGCAGGGGGTGGTGGACGGCTACACGCTCATGTTCGCCGCGCTGCTGCTGTCCGCCGGGTCGGTGACCGACCGGATCGGTGCGCGCCAGGCGTTCGGGGCGGGGCTCGTGGTGTTCACCGTCGCCTCGGCGGCCTGCGGTCTCGCACCGAACCTGGGTGTGCTGGTCGGAGCGCGGCTGGTGCAGGGTGCGGGCGCCGCGGTGATCGTGCCGGCCTCGCTGGCGCTGATCCGCGAGGCGTTCCCCGACCCGGCCCGGCGTGCCCGGGCGATCTCGGTGTGGGCGATGGGCGGCTCGGTGGGCGCCGCGGCCGGGCCGGTGCTGGGCGGCGTGCTGAGTGAACTCAACTGGCGGATGATCTTCTTCGTCAACCTGCCGGTGGGCGTGCTGGCACTGTTCCTGCTCACCCGCACCGCCCGCTCCCCCCGCCGGAGCGACGCCCCCTTCGACTGGACCGGGCAGATCGCCGCGGTGGCGGCGATGGGCGGCCTGACCTACGCGGCGATCGAGGCCGGCGCCGTCGGCCTGGGCGCGCCGCCCGTGCTGCTCGCACTTGCGGTGGCCGTGGTCGCGGCGTTGGTCTTCCTGGCGGCCCAGGCACGCGGCCGGAACCCTATGGTGCCGCTGGAACTCCTGCGCGCCCGGACAATGGCACTCTCGGCGACCATCGGTTTCGCGCTCAACGTCGGCTTCTACGGCATGATCTTCCTGCTCGGCCTGTACCTCCAGCAGGAACAGGACCTCTCGCCGATGGCCACCGGGCTGGCGTTCCTGCCGATGACACTGCTGACCACGGTCAGCAGCCCGACCGCCGCCCGCCTCACCGCGAGGTTCGGGGCGCGGATGCCGATCATCACCGGTCAGCTCCTGATGGCCGCCGGCCTGATCGCGCTCTGCGTGCCGCCGGCTTCGGCGCCCACCTGGCTGCTGGTCCTGCTGATGATCCCGGTAGGAACCGGCGGCGGCCTCGCCGTCCCGACGGTGACCTCGCTGCTCCTGGACCGCGTCCCCGCCGAGCGCGCAGGCACGGCGAGCGGTGTACTGAATGCGTCCCGCCAGCTCGGCGGCGCCCTGTCCGTGGCCGTCTTCGGCGCCCTGGTCTCCAACCACCAGCACTTCCTGCACGGCCTGCGCACCAGCCTCCTGATCGCCGCGCTGCTCGTGGCCCTGACCGCGGCGGCCTCCGTACTCCTCAAAGAGAACGTCAAGGAGAAGACCACCTCATGA
- a CDS encoding GNAT family N-acetyltransferase produces MAAYYRALPFANGLPSWEPADAAWHGGPEPWPPQNTPASTEQLEKLAAADIEDGAFHPIATFVDGRCVGASATISFEVTVPGGGTGRMAGVTATGVIATHRRRGYLRRMMQAMFEAALERGEPLAMLSASEGSIYGRFGFSPATYRTRWELSRHEAALLPAEPDPGSLELVDAAQAKRAWPRVHTDVRAHRVGELSPLPGRWEGLSDEADGTNGPLRFLAHRDQHGDVDGIANFRLPWSPTADRAGTLVVEALEATNPVAYRAMWGLLSDFDLTKTVVAPGRPRDEPLRWMLTNPRAMRITRQTDNLWARLLDVPRALTQRSYLTPDRLTFTIDDDQMCPANNGTWHLKADDPVVTCVPTDEAADLTITLSALSSLYFGGMSAHHLAHAGHITPHTDGAIGQLARIFRTDPEPHNSFGF; encoded by the coding sequence ATGGCTGCGTACTACCGGGCATTGCCCTTTGCGAACGGGTTGCCGAGCTGGGAGCCTGCTGACGCCGCGTGGCACGGTGGCCCCGAGCCGTGGCCTCCTCAGAACACACCTGCGAGCACTGAGCAACTCGAGAAGTTGGCTGCGGCCGACATCGAGGACGGGGCCTTCCACCCGATCGCGACGTTCGTCGACGGCAGGTGTGTCGGCGCATCGGCGACCATCTCCTTCGAAGTGACGGTCCCCGGCGGGGGAACGGGGAGGATGGCCGGCGTCACTGCTACCGGAGTAATCGCGACGCATCGCCGGCGCGGTTACCTGCGGCGGATGATGCAGGCCATGTTCGAGGCAGCCCTGGAGCGAGGCGAGCCGTTGGCGATGCTCAGCGCGAGCGAGGGCAGCATCTACGGACGGTTCGGGTTCTCGCCCGCGACCTACCGCACCCGGTGGGAGCTGTCCCGCCACGAAGCGGCCCTCCTTCCGGCAGAGCCGGATCCCGGGTCGCTGGAGCTGGTCGACGCTGCGCAGGCGAAGAGGGCTTGGCCCCGGGTGCATACGGACGTGCGGGCTCACCGCGTCGGAGAGCTCAGCCCTCTGCCCGGGCGCTGGGAAGGGCTGTCCGACGAAGCGGACGGCACCAACGGACCGCTGCGCTTCCTCGCCCACCGCGACCAGCACGGCGATGTGGACGGCATCGCCAACTTCCGACTGCCGTGGTCCCCGACCGCGGACCGTGCCGGAACGCTCGTGGTGGAAGCCCTGGAGGCGACGAACCCTGTGGCCTACCGTGCCATGTGGGGACTGCTGAGCGACTTCGACCTCACCAAGACCGTCGTGGCGCCTGGCCGTCCGCGCGACGAACCCCTGCGGTGGATGCTCACGAATCCGCGAGCGATGCGCATCACCCGCCAGACGGACAACCTCTGGGCGCGTCTTCTCGACGTCCCCCGAGCCCTGACGCAACGCTCGTACCTCACGCCCGACAGGCTGACATTCACCATCGACGACGACCAGATGTGCCCGGCCAACAACGGGACATGGCATCTGAAGGCAGACGACCCCGTGGTGACGTGCGTTCCGACCGACGAGGCGGCGGACCTGACCATCACGCTCTCAGCGCTCAGCTCGCTCTACTTCGGTGGCATGTCGGCGCACCACCTGGCGCATGCGGGCCACATCACTCCGCACACCGACGGCGCGATCGGACAGCTTGCCCGGATATTCCGGACCGACCCCGAACCGCACAACTCCTTCGGCTTCTGA
- a CDS encoding DUF2255 family protein, with amino-acid sequence MTSTPAWTSQELDSIEHAEELEIASRRRDGELGGRRTIWVVRVGDSVYVRSVNGAASDWYRGTRARQEGRIQADGVGKDVTIVDADDEANDAVDTAYRAKYGHYAAYILKAITSPEASSTTMRLEPR; translated from the coding sequence ATGACCTCGACACCGGCCTGGACGAGCCAGGAACTCGACAGCATCGAACACGCGGAGGAACTGGAGATCGCGTCCCGGCGGCGCGACGGCGAGCTGGGTGGTCGGCGAACCATCTGGGTCGTACGCGTCGGCGACAGCGTCTACGTCCGCTCCGTCAACGGCGCCGCCTCGGACTGGTACCGCGGCACCCGGGCCCGCCAGGAAGGCCGTATCCAGGCCGACGGGGTCGGGAAGGACGTCACGATCGTCGACGCCGACGACGAGGCCAACGACGCCGTGGACACCGCGTACCGGGCCAAGTACGGGCATTACGCCGCGTACATCCTCAAGGCCATCACCAGCCCCGAGGCGAGCTCCACCACGATGCGGCTCGAACCGCGCTGA
- a CDS encoding alpha/beta hydrolase: MKEQTSGLYVEKLAEQGFIASAYDASHYGESGGGARLYEVPGDRVEDIRCAVDHVSKLPQVAPDRIGALGICAGGGYTVNAAQTEARIKAVGTVSAFDVGSARREEAGEPLLMINFVPMSAEEITQDTPELYREGYDYYCTPRGQHPNAPGKYVFTASTSRWRSTRSSTSSRSLRGLC, translated from the coding sequence GTGAAGGAGCAGACCTCCGGCCTGTACGTCGAGAAGCTCGCCGAACAGGGCTTCATCGCCTCGGCCTACGACGCCTCCCACTACGGCGAGAGCGGCGGCGGAGCACGCCTGTACGAGGTCCCCGGCGACCGTGTCGAGGACATCCGGTGCGCGGTCGACCACGTCAGCAAACTCCCCCAGGTGGCCCCGGACCGCATCGGCGCCCTGGGCATCTGCGCCGGTGGCGGCTACACCGTCAACGCGGCGCAGACCGAGGCGCGGATCAAGGCGGTCGGTACCGTCAGCGCGTTCGACGTCGGCTCGGCCCGCCGGGAGGAGGCGGGCGAACCCCTCCTCATGATCAACTTCGTGCCCATGTCCGCCGAGGAGATCACGCAGGACACGCCGGAGCTGTACCGCGAGGGATACGACTACTACTGCACCCCCCGCGGGCAGCACCCGAACGCGCCCGGCAAGTACGTCTTCACAGCCTCGACAAGCAGATGGCGTTCGACGCGTTCATCCACGTCGAGTCGATCTCTCCGCGGCCTCTGCTGA
- a CDS encoding DNA-directed RNA polymerase subunit alpha, whose translation MLIAQRPSLTEEVVDEFRSRFVIEPLEPGFGYTLGNSLRRTLLSSIPGAAVTSIRVDGVLHEFTTVPGVKEDVTDLILNIKQLVASSEHDEPVVMYLRKQGPGLVTAADIAPPAGVEVHNPDLVLATLNGKGKLEMELTVERGRGYVSAVQNKQVGQEIGRIPVDSIYSPVLKVTYKVEATRVEQRTDFDKLIVDVETKQSMRPRDAMASAGKTLVELFGLARELNIDAEGIDMGPSPTDAALAADLVLPIEDLDLTVRSYNCLKREGVHSVGELVARSEADLLDIRNFGAKSIDEVKAKLAGMGLGLKDSPPGFDPTAAALGADDDADAGFVETEQY comes from the coding sequence GTGCTGATTGCTCAGCGTCCGTCCCTGACCGAAGAGGTCGTCGACGAGTTCCGCTCCCGGTTCGTGATCGAGCCACTGGAGCCGGGCTTCGGCTACACCCTCGGCAACTCCCTGCGCCGCACGCTCCTCTCCTCGATCCCGGGTGCGGCGGTCACGTCCATCCGCGTCGACGGTGTCCTGCACGAATTCACCACCGTGCCGGGCGTCAAGGAGGACGTCACCGACCTGATCCTCAACATCAAGCAGCTGGTCGCCTCCTCGGAGCACGACGAGCCCGTTGTGATGTACCTGCGCAAGCAGGGCCCGGGTCTGGTCACCGCCGCCGACATCGCGCCCCCGGCCGGTGTCGAGGTGCACAACCCCGACCTCGTCCTCGCCACGCTCAACGGCAAGGGCAAGCTGGAGATGGAGCTGACGGTCGAGCGTGGCCGCGGTTACGTCTCCGCCGTGCAGAACAAGCAGGTCGGGCAGGAGATCGGCCGTATCCCGGTCGACTCCATCTACTCGCCGGTTCTCAAGGTCACGTACAAGGTCGAGGCGACCCGTGTCGAGCAGCGCACCGACTTCGACAAGCTGATCGTCGACGTCGAGACCAAGCAGTCCATGCGTCCCCGTGACGCCATGGCCTCCGCCGGTAAGACCCTGGTCGAGCTGTTCGGTCTCGCCCGTGAGCTGAACATCGACGCCGAGGGCATCGACATGGGCCCGTCCCCGACGGACGCCGCCCTCGCCGCCGACCTGGTCCTGCCGATCGAGGACCTCGACCTCACCGTTCGGTCGTACAACTGTCTCAAGCGCGAGGGCGTCCACTCCGTGGGTGAGCTCGTCGCCCGCTCCGAGGCCGACCTCCTGGACATTCGCAACTTCGGTGCGAAGTCGATCGACGAGGTCAAGGCGAAGCTGGCCGGCATGGGCCTGGGCCTCAAGGACAGCCCGCCCGGATTCGACCCGACCGCCGCCGCACTCGGTGCGGACGACGACGCGGACGCCGGTTTCGTGGAGACCGAGCAATACTGA